One region of Aureibacillus halotolerans genomic DNA includes:
- a CDS encoding YpmS family protein has translation MKSLNKKSLWKWLFIALAGVNVAIVAFLIWAIFGPITVPHDTSASPVAERDSYPFTIEASKTDLNEVIDTFLEEQTKNAIIPYTIRLEEKDVRLYGSIKAFGQDVDLLLAFTPKVLPNGDLELHQSRLQVGELPLPVKTVLEYVQRHYALPDWVTIRPKDKVVTVELTEFTSTGGVSFEVKNFDLPNNQIKIEIKVPRKLIQEQS, from the coding sequence ATGAAATCTCTCAACAAAAAATCGCTCTGGAAATGGCTCTTTATCGCTTTGGCTGGTGTTAATGTTGCCATTGTTGCTTTTCTCATATGGGCTATATTTGGACCGATTACCGTTCCGCATGATACCTCAGCCTCTCCAGTTGCAGAACGAGATAGTTATCCATTTACCATTGAGGCATCAAAAACAGACTTAAACGAAGTCATTGACACATTTCTTGAAGAGCAAACAAAAAATGCAATTATTCCATATACAATTCGGTTAGAGGAAAAGGATGTCAGACTTTACGGATCGATTAAAGCGTTTGGTCAAGACGTCGATTTATTGTTGGCATTCACTCCTAAAGTACTTCCAAATGGCGATTTAGAGCTCCATCAATCGCGGCTGCAAGTAGGAGAGCTTCCTTTGCCAGTAAAAACGGTATTGGAATATGTGCAGCGACATTATGCACTTCCTGATTGGGTAACGATTCGTCCCAAGGATAAAGTTGTTACCGTTGAGCTGACCGAATTCACTTCTACTGGTGGCGTCTCATTTGAAGTGAAAAATTTCGACCTCCCAAACAACCAAATCAAAATCGAAATTAAAGTGCCTCGTAAGCTCATTCAAGAACAGTCATAA
- a CDS encoding SGNH/GDSL hydrolase family protein, whose amino-acid sequence MKNKKSMIVSILIVFLAIAISSALVYTQPSTPVDNVNQVQKAQVREVHQPLLDPPVLNLFADDIKIVAMGDSLTKGVGDPTGRGGYLRFLKKDLLHSGNFNSINITNLGVTGLRSDELIKRLDREKYREALTSADQIYITIGGNDLVKIMYNNIMSLTITPFMAETEPYGKRIETILKETRKINKAAPIFLIGMYNPFSKFFKDIDEMNTIVKTWDSESRSIVQQFDNITFIPIRDIFLDTSDNLLYEDNFHPNVDGYKRIATRVDTYVEQALDTSDE is encoded by the coding sequence ATGAAAAACAAAAAAAGCATGATTGTTTCCATTTTAATTGTCTTCCTAGCCATTGCGATCAGCAGTGCATTGGTTTATACACAGCCCTCCACTCCTGTTGACAACGTAAACCAAGTACAAAAAGCACAGGTCAGGGAAGTTCATCAACCACTGCTTGACCCACCTGTGCTTAATCTTTTTGCAGACGACATTAAAATCGTTGCAATGGGGGATTCTTTAACGAAGGGAGTTGGAGACCCAACTGGTCGTGGCGGTTATTTACGGTTTTTAAAAAAGGACTTATTACATTCTGGGAATTTCAATTCAATTAATATCACGAACCTTGGTGTCACAGGGTTACGCTCCGACGAGTTAATTAAGCGCTTGGACCGCGAGAAATACAGAGAGGCATTAACGTCTGCTGATCAAATTTACATTACAATCGGCGGCAATGATCTCGTGAAAATTATGTACAATAATATTATGTCCCTTACAATTACACCATTTATGGCTGAAACAGAGCCTTACGGGAAGCGAATTGAGACGATCTTAAAAGAAACACGTAAAATAAATAAAGCTGCACCTATTTTCTTAATTGGAATGTACAATCCGTTCTCCAAATTCTTTAAGGATATCGATGAAATGAACACAATTGTGAAAACGTGGGACTCGGAAAGCCGTTCAATTGTTCAACAGTTTGATAATATTACCTTTATCCCGATCAGAGACATCTTCCTAGATACCTCTGACAATCTCTTATACGAAGATAATTTTCACCCGAATGTGGATGGCTATAAGCGAATTGCGACCCGCGTCGATACGTACGTAGAACAAGCACTAGATACATCAGACGAGTAG